The following coding sequences lie in one Eleginops maclovinus isolate JMC-PN-2008 ecotype Puerto Natales chromosome 21, JC_Emac_rtc_rv5, whole genome shotgun sequence genomic window:
- the dap gene encoding death-associated protein 1 homolog has protein sequence MSSPPKEKVETKGGHLPAVKAGGMRIVQKHQPAPAAAPEPVPKDEDEDEEEYLSSSPPKAPVIVSGVVTKGDKDFTPAAAQVAHQKPQPCVSKLPASQHINQHIHQPRK, from the exons ATGTCGTCACCGCCGAAGGAGAAAGTGGAGACCAAAGGAGGACACCTCCCTGCAG taaaGGCAGGAGGTATGAGGATAGTGCAGAAGCACCAGCcggctcctgctgctgctccagaaCCAGTGCCCAAAGATGAGgacgaggatgaggaggagTACCTCAGCAGCAg TCCACCAAAGGCCCCCGTGATTGTGTCTGGAGTGGTGACAAAG GGCGATAAGGACTTCACCCCTGCAGCTGCTCAGGTGGCTCATCAGAAGCCCCAGCCCTGTGTCTCCAAGCTGCCCGCCTCCCAGCACATCAACCAGCACATCCACCAGCCCCGCAAGTGA